The following are from one region of the Deinococcus arcticus genome:
- a CDS encoding universal stress protein, giving the protein MYRHILVLATDHPASAHAAQQAHRLTRALGGRVTLLRVLATGGTSQRAAALAQLQALAAGARRAPGVAVLVLEPPGAEPAPAIAAFATRSGADLIVLGLGGTGSPADDAQGALALALAVLSGVPVQLAAAPSPARVGGPPWLRVVEEAGPSRSAQRLGGQKSS; this is encoded by the coding sequence ATGTACCGGCACATCTTGGTGCTTGCCACAGACCACCCGGCCAGCGCCCACGCCGCGCAGCAGGCCCACCGCCTGACCCGGGCCCTGGGCGGGCGCGTGACCCTGCTGCGGGTGCTGGCCACTGGGGGCACCTCCCAGCGGGCCGCCGCGCTGGCCCAGTTGCAGGCCCTGGCTGCCGGTGCCCGGCGCGCCCCGGGGGTGGCCGTGCTGGTGCTGGAGCCGCCCGGGGCAGAGCCTGCGCCCGCCATTGCCGCCTTTGCCACCCGCAGCGGCGCCGACCTGATCGTGCTGGGCCTGGGTGGCACAGGCAGCCCCGCCGATGACGCCCAGGGCGCCCTGGCGCTGGCGCTGGCGGTCCTCAGCGGCGTGCCGGTGCAACTGGCCGCCGCGCCCAGTCCGGCCCGCGTGGGCGGTCCGCCCTGGCTGCGGGTGGTGGAAGAGGCCGGCCCCAGCCGCAGCGCTCAGCGCCTGGGCGGCCAGAAGTCCTCCTGA
- a CDS encoding AfsR/SARP family transcriptional regulator — protein MTQLTLRSLGRAEVLRGGQPVKWEAESARDLVFFLMAHPEGRSREDIIHGLWQEDGTARSGNRFRVTLHRARAALGDPGSITEAYGAYRLSGEVLRASDVFRLYAALADAEHAEGDARFFALGQAIAEYGGDFLPHVQADWVHSAREEHQAAYTRACLERSVLHCEQLHCELAVRDLVAALRRDPFLGENHHQKLMTCLSVVEDKYAATEHYRRFVRFLRDDLSDAPMPETVALAERIKGGERICGHGQKAPTPLAHTCPLTPDGRCPGPYADLLTLE, from the coding sequence ATGACCCAACTGACGCTGCGTTCGCTGGGCCGCGCGGAGGTACTGCGCGGCGGCCAGCCGGTGAAGTGGGAGGCCGAGAGTGCGCGCGACCTCGTCTTTTTCCTGATGGCCCACCCCGAGGGCCGCAGCCGTGAGGACATCATTCATGGCCTGTGGCAGGAAGACGGCACGGCCCGCAGCGGCAACCGCTTTCGCGTCACCCTGCACCGGGCCCGCGCCGCGCTGGGCGACCCGGGCAGCATCACCGAAGCCTACGGGGCTTACCGCCTGTCTGGCGAGGTGCTGCGTGCCAGCGATGTGTTTCGCCTGTACGCTGCCCTGGCCGACGCCGAACACGCCGAGGGCGACGCGCGCTTCTTCGCGCTGGGGCAGGCCATTGCCGAGTATGGCGGCGATTTTCTGCCGCACGTTCAGGCCGACTGGGTACACTCGGCGCGCGAGGAACACCAGGCGGCCTACACCCGGGCGTGTCTGGAGCGGTCGGTGCTGCACTGCGAGCAGCTTCACTGCGAACTGGCCGTGCGCGATCTGGTGGCGGCGCTGCGGCGAGACCCCTTTCTGGGCGAGAACCATCATCAGAAGCTGATGACCTGTCTGTCGGTGGTGGAAGACAAGTACGCGGCCACCGAGCATTACCGCCGCTTCGTGCGCTTTCTGCGCGACGACCTGAGTGACGCCCCCATGCCTGAAACCGTGGCCCTGGCCGAGCGCATCAAGGGCGGCGAGCGCATCTGCGGGCACGGCCAGAAGGCGCCCACGCCCCTGGCCCACACCTGTCCCCTCACGCCCGATGGCCGCTGTCCTGGGCCCTACGCCGACCTGCTGACCCTGGAATAG
- a CDS encoding glycoside hydrolase family 3 N-terminal domain-containing protein has protein sequence MRAPAAPSPARTLIVDLPGPELTPALGRWLRALNPGGVCLFARNMPTPGATARLVADIRDALERDALIATDQEGGAVLRRLDSPQPPTPQGLGVLGDEGAAFEAGALAARGLLELGINWNYAPSLDVNVDPLNPVIGERSFGADPALVARLGVAWARGSEAAGVLSSVKHYPGHGDTRVDSHLALPVVGKTRAELEACEWVPFRAAVQAGVGSVMTAHILYPALDPERPATLSPTLLGGVLRGEWGYDGVIVTDAMDMKAVADRYPGGRGAALALAAGADAVLVCGHGDQTLHDLHAAALDTALLDGTLDPARVDEAVARLAQAAARFPGSPRPYSPAQRDQDEAATARWARGALEHRGAVPTLDPAAPALLFAPETGELGGPYGDHLGLNALAEALRPVLPGLHAAPVEDAAAVQALLARFAGAPALLATTDRWAIPGATRALAARLAARPAPAVHLALWAPDAAAQLPLPALVTHGFRRAHLQAAAQVLTGVPAP, from the coding sequence ATGCGCGCCCCCGCTGCACCCTCCCCTGCCCGCACGCTGATCGTGGACCTGCCCGGGCCCGAGCTGACCCCGGCCCTGGGCCGCTGGCTGCGCGCCCTGAACCCCGGCGGCGTGTGCCTGTTTGCCCGCAACATGCCCACCCCCGGAGCAACGGCGCGCCTGGTGGCCGACATTCGTGACGCCCTGGAACGCGACGCCCTGATCGCCACCGACCAGGAGGGCGGCGCGGTGCTGCGGCGCCTGGACAGCCCGCAGCCGCCCACTCCGCAGGGTCTGGGCGTACTGGGCGACGAGGGGGCCGCCTTTGAGGCCGGCGCCCTGGCCGCGCGGGGCCTTCTAGAACTGGGCATCAACTGGAACTACGCTCCCAGCCTGGACGTGAACGTGGACCCCCTGAACCCGGTGATCGGGGAGCGCTCGTTTGGCGCGGACCCGGCGCTGGTGGCGCGCCTGGGCGTGGCCTGGGCCCGGGGCAGCGAGGCGGCGGGCGTGCTGAGTTCGGTCAAGCATTACCCCGGCCACGGCGACACGCGCGTGGACAGCCACCTCGCCCTGCCGGTGGTGGGCAAGACACGCGCCGAACTGGAGGCGTGCGAGTGGGTGCCGTTCCGGGCGGCGGTGCAGGCCGGGGTGGGCAGTGTGATGACCGCCCACATTCTGTACCCGGCGCTGGACCCGGAGCGGCCCGCCACCCTCTCGCCCACCCTGCTGGGGGGCGTGCTGCGCGGGGAATGGGGCTACGACGGCGTCATCGTGACCGATGCGATGGACATGAAGGCCGTGGCTGACCGCTACCCCGGTGGGCGCGGCGCCGCGCTGGCCCTGGCCGCCGGGGCCGACGCGGTGCTGGTGTGCGGCCACGGCGACCAGACCCTGCACGACCTGCATGCCGCCGCCCTGGACACGGCGCTGCTGGACGGCACCCTGGACCCGGCCCGGGTGGACGAGGCGGTGGCCCGGCTGGCACAGGCCGCCGCGCGCTTTCCCGGCTCTCCGCGCCCCTACAGCCCGGCCCAGCGCGATCAGGACGAGGCCGCCACCGCCCGCTGGGCCCGGGGCGCGCTGGAACACCGGGGCGCGGTGCCCACCCTGGACCCGGCCGCCCCCGCGCTGCTGTTTGCCCCGGAAACCGGTGAGCTGGGCGGTCCGTACGGCGACCACCTGGGCCTGAACGCCTTGGCCGAGGCCCTGCGCCCGGTTCTGCCGGGCCTGCACGCCGCCCCGGTCGAAGACGCCGCCGCCGTCCAGGCCCTGCTGGCGCGGTTTGCGGGGGCCCCGGCGCTGCTGGCCACCACTGACCGCTGGGCCATTCCCGGAGCCACGCGGGCCCTGGCCGCCCGGCTGGCCGCGCGCCCGGCCCCCGCCGTGCATCTGGCGCTGTGGGCCCCGGACGCCGCCGCGCAGTTGCCCCTGCCGGCTCTGGTGACCCACGGCTTTCGCCGCGCCCATCTGCAGGCGGCGGCCCAGGTCCTGACCGGCGTGCCAGCACCCTGA
- a CDS encoding SIS domain-containing protein: MSEPLMLREAREAPQVVTRQAGDASIERAAQTIAAFAPSFVVTLARGSSDHAATTLRYGIETHLRLPVVSAAPSVAGVYHADVSYQGALVLAISQSGGSPDLVETLAQARRGGALTCALVNTLGSPLAHAADLVLPLHAGEERAVAATKSYLAALTLGAQLLCAWRPDEALSAALHRLPGALDAVLAQEERAVAAAGRLTGDQTTLVLGRGLHAGVAAEAALKLQETAGVGALAFSTAEFAHGPARLAEPGTPALFFQARDATAPFTADSLSTLRGYGAQITLIGDDVPGQAADLPTPPTGHALTDPAVSALAAQLLIAHAALRRGENPDAPPRLAKVTRTR, translated from the coding sequence ATGAGCGAGCCCCTGATGCTGCGTGAGGCCCGCGAGGCGCCGCAGGTGGTGACCCGGCAGGCCGGGGACGCCAGCATTGAGCGCGCGGCCCAGACCATCGCTGCTTTTGCGCCCTCCTTTGTGGTCACGCTGGCCCGGGGATCGTCGGACCACGCGGCCACCACGCTGCGCTACGGCATCGAAACGCATCTGCGCCTGCCGGTGGTGAGCGCGGCCCCCAGCGTGGCCGGGGTGTACCACGCCGACGTGAGTTACCAGGGCGCGCTGGTGCTGGCCATCAGCCAGTCGGGGGGCAGCCCCGATCTGGTGGAAACCCTGGCCCAGGCCCGCCGGGGCGGCGCGCTCACCTGCGCGCTGGTCAATACCCTGGGCAGTCCGCTGGCCCACGCCGCCGACCTCGTGCTGCCGCTGCACGCGGGCGAGGAACGCGCCGTGGCCGCCACGAAAAGCTACCTGGCCGCCCTGACGCTGGGCGCGCAGCTGCTGTGCGCGTGGCGCCCCGACGAGGCCCTGAGCGCCGCCCTGCACCGCCTGCCCGGCGCCCTGGACGCGGTGCTGGCCCAGGAAGAGCGCGCCGTGGCCGCCGCCGGGCGCCTGACCGGCGACCAGACGACGCTGGTGCTAGGCCGGGGCCTGCACGCGGGCGTGGCCGCCGAGGCCGCGCTGAAGCTGCAGGAAACGGCGGGCGTGGGCGCCCTGGCCTTTTCCACTGCCGAGTTTGCCCACGGCCCGGCGCGACTGGCCGAACCCGGCACCCCGGCGCTGTTTTTCCAGGCGCGCGACGCCACGGCGCCCTTTACCGCCGACAGCCTGAGCACCCTGCGCGGCTACGGCGCCCAGATCACCCTGATTGGCGACGATGTGCCGGGGCAGGCGGCCGATCTGCCCACTCCGCCCACCGGGCACGCCCTGACTGACCCGGCGGTCTCGGCGCTGGCCGCGCAGCTGCTGATTGCCCACGCCGCCCTGCGCCGGGGAGAGAACCCCGACGCCCCGCCCCGACTGGCCAAAGTCACCCGCACGAGGTAA
- a CDS encoding carbohydrate ABC transporter permease has product MSLTAASPARAARRTVAWRRPLRTALRYVLLSLILIFALFPFIWTLAIALTDKTAGTSIYAFPQSLIPARVTLHNFADVFRTFALGKALWNSVVITTLTVAGTLLISALAAYPLARFRFPGRELIFGAILATLVLPSETTFIVNTLTLKHLGLLGTHWGVVVPTVAGAFGIFLMRQAFVSVPAALLEAARLDGAGELTILTRIMLPLTKPSLTALGIFTMVTTWNAYFWPMLVLSGAPDKAPMAVAVLKLKGQFNYDPFNIAAGAIIMMLPVLLVFLAAQRLFLRGMEGAVK; this is encoded by the coding sequence ATGAGCCTGACCGCCGCCTCGCCGGCCCGCGCGGCCCGGCGCACCGTGGCGTGGCGCCGCCCCCTGCGGACTGCGCTGCGCTACGTCCTGCTGAGCCTGATTCTGATTTTCGCCCTGTTTCCCTTCATCTGGACCCTGGCCATTGCCCTGACAGACAAGACGGCCGGCACCTCTATTTACGCCTTTCCGCAAAGCCTGATTCCAGCGCGCGTGACGCTGCACAACTTTGCCGACGTGTTCCGGACCTTCGCGCTGGGCAAGGCGCTGTGGAACTCGGTGGTGATTACCACGCTGACGGTGGCCGGCACCCTGCTGATCTCGGCGCTGGCGGCCTACCCACTGGCGCGCTTCCGCTTCCCGGGGCGCGAGCTGATTTTTGGGGCAATTCTGGCCACGCTGGTGCTGCCCTCGGAAACCACCTTTATTGTGAACACGCTGACCCTGAAACACCTGGGCCTGCTGGGCACGCACTGGGGCGTGGTCGTTCCCACGGTGGCCGGGGCCTTTGGCATCTTCCTGATGCGTCAGGCGTTCGTGTCGGTGCCTGCCGCCCTGCTGGAAGCGGCGCGACTGGACGGCGCGGGCGAACTGACCATCCTTACGCGCATCATGCTGCCGCTCACCAAACCCAGTCTGACCGCGCTGGGCATCTTTACCATGGTCACCACCTGGAACGCGTATTTCTGGCCCATGCTGGTGCTGTCTGGCGCGCCGGACAAGGCACCCATGGCCGTGGCCGTGCTGAAGCTCAAGGGGCAATTCAACTATGACCCGTTCAATATTGCGGCCGGGGCGATCATCATGATGCTGCCGGTACTTCTCGTGTTTCTGGCGGCCCAGCGCCTCTTTCTGCGCGGCATGGAAGGAGCGGTGAAATGA